In Rouxiella sp. WC2420, the following proteins share a genomic window:
- the hemL gene encoding glutamate-1-semialdehyde 2,1-aminomutase, with protein sequence MSKSESLFTQAQTLIPGGVNSPVRAFNGVGGAPLFIERADGALLYDADGKSYIDYVGSWGPMVLGHNNAKIRNAVIEAAERGLSFGAPTEQEVTMAELVTKLVPSMDMVRMVNSGTEATMSAIRLARGFTHRDKIIKFEGCYHGHADCLLVKAGSGALTLGQPNSPGVPADFAKHTLTCTYNDLSSVRAVFEQYPTDVACIIVEPVAGNMNCVPPLPEFLPGLRALCDEFGALLIIDEVMTGFRVALGGAQEYYNVKPDLTCLGKIIGGGMPVGAFGGRRDVMQALAPTGPVYQAGTLSGNPIAMAAGIACLTQVAEPGVHQKLTELTTQLAEGLKAAAAAENIPLVVNHVGGMFGLFFSELPTITSYDDVMKSNVERFKKFFHLMLEEGVYLAPSAFEAGFMSLAHTPEDIQHTIDAARRSFAKL encoded by the coding sequence ATGAGTAAGTCAGAAAGTTTATTCACCCAAGCGCAAACGCTGATCCCCGGTGGTGTTAACTCGCCGGTTCGCGCGTTCAATGGCGTTGGCGGTGCCCCACTATTCATTGAACGCGCCGACGGTGCGTTGTTATACGATGCCGACGGCAAATCCTATATCGACTATGTCGGTTCATGGGGTCCGATGGTACTGGGGCACAACAATGCTAAAATCCGCAACGCCGTGATCGAAGCCGCCGAGCGCGGCCTGAGCTTTGGTGCACCGACCGAGCAGGAAGTCACTATGGCTGAGTTGGTCACCAAACTGGTGCCAAGCATGGACATGGTGCGCATGGTTAACTCTGGCACCGAAGCGACCATGAGCGCGATTCGTCTGGCCCGTGGTTTCACCCATCGCGACAAGATCATCAAATTTGAAGGCTGCTATCACGGCCACGCCGACTGCCTGCTAGTAAAAGCCGGCTCAGGCGCGTTGACTCTCGGCCAGCCAAACTCCCCGGGCGTACCGGCTGATTTTGCGAAGCACACCTTAACTTGTACCTATAACGATCTGTCCTCGGTTCGCGCGGTGTTCGAACAGTATCCGACAGACGTCGCCTGTATCATCGTGGAGCCGGTTGCCGGCAACATGAACTGCGTGCCGCCGTTGCCGGAATTCCTGCCGGGACTGCGTGCATTGTGCGACGAGTTTGGCGCGCTGCTGATTATCGACGAAGTGATGACCGGTTTCCGCGTCGCGCTCGGCGGTGCTCAGGAATACTACAATGTGAAACCTGACCTGACCTGTCTGGGTAAAATTATCGGTGGCGGTATGCCGGTTGGTGCATTTGGTGGGCGTCGCGACGTGATGCAGGCGCTGGCACCAACCGGACCGGTTTACCAGGCCGGTACACTGTCGGGCAACCCAATTGCCATGGCGGCGGGCATTGCCTGTTTGACTCAGGTTGCAGAACCGGGCGTGCATCAGAAACTCACCGAACTCACCACTCAGCTGGCAGAAGGCCTGAAAGCCGCCGCGGCGGCAGAAAACATTCCGTTGGTGGTTAACCACGTAGGTGGCATGTTTGGCCTGTTCTTCTCAGAACTGCCAACCATCACCAGCTATGATGACGTGATGAAGAGCAACGTAGAGCGTTTCAAAAAGTTCTTCCATCTGATGCTGGAAGAAGGCGTTTATCTGGCCCCTTCAGCGTTTGAGGCGGGCTTTATGTCCCTGGCCCACACGCCAGAAGACATCCAGCACACAATCGACGCTGCACGCCGCAGCTTCGCTAAACTTTGA
- the erpA gene encoding iron-sulfur cluster insertion protein ErpA: MSEPILSEPTLDEHVALPLQFTEAAARKVKNLVADEENPELKLRVYITGGGCSGFQYGFTFDDKINDGDMTIEKSGVALVVDPMSLQYLVGGSVDYTEGLEGSRFVVTNPNAKTTCGCGSSFSI, encoded by the coding sequence ATGAGTGAACCTATTTTAAGCGAGCCAACCCTGGACGAGCATGTTGCGCTGCCGTTACAGTTTACTGAAGCCGCTGCTCGTAAAGTTAAAAATCTGGTGGCAGATGAGGAAAATCCCGAGCTGAAACTTCGCGTGTATATTACCGGCGGCGGTTGCAGCGGATTCCAATACGGCTTTACCTTTGACGACAAGATCAACGACGGCGACATGACCATTGAGAAATCTGGCGTTGCGCTGGTGGTTGACCCGATGAGCCTGCAATATTTGGTCGGCGGATCGGTTGACTACACTGAGGGCCTGGAAGGTTCGCGCTTTGTGGTCACCAACCCGAACGCGAAAACTACCTGCGGCTGCGGATCCTCTTTCAGTATCTAA
- the clcA gene encoding H(+)/Cl(-) exchange transporter ClcA: MKESLETSPDVSGLPERRRPSVILRQFLRRDKTPVAILIVAALVGIVAGLLGVAFEKAVDWVQHVRLSGLDSVSGHFWLLWPLTFIVSALLAMVGYYLVRKFAPEASGSGIPEIEGALEELRPVRWWRVIPVKFVGGMGTLGAGMVLGREGPTVQMGANLGKMLADIFHMRSAEARHSLLATGAAAGLSAAFNAPLAGILFIIEEMRLQFRYSLISVKAVFIGVIMSSIVYRLFNGERAVINVGVLANVSLNTFWLYLVLGMVFGIVGVCFNALIFRTQDFFARIHGGNLQKILLIGGLLGGVCGLLGLIKPEAAGGGFALIPLAAMGTYSLGALLFIFITRVVTTLLCFSSGAPGGIFAPMLALGTLLGTAFGMAAAAMFPQYGIQPGTFAIAGMGALFAATVRAPLTGIVLVLEMTENYQLILPMIITCLGATLLAQFLGGKPLYSALLTRTLQKQEREQANLAARQTAEAESTVTQK; this comes from the coding sequence ATGAAAGAATCTCTCGAAACTAGCCCTGATGTCTCAGGCCTCCCTGAGCGCAGAAGACCCAGCGTCATTCTGCGTCAATTTTTGCGCCGGGATAAAACGCCGGTCGCTATTCTTATCGTTGCCGCGTTGGTGGGGATCGTGGCTGGCCTGCTTGGCGTGGCGTTCGAAAAAGCCGTCGACTGGGTACAACATGTCAGGCTTTCTGGGCTGGATAGCGTAAGCGGCCACTTCTGGCTGCTGTGGCCGCTGACCTTTATCGTTTCGGCTCTACTGGCAATGGTCGGTTATTATCTGGTACGCAAATTTGCTCCTGAAGCGAGTGGTTCGGGCATTCCGGAAATCGAAGGGGCGCTGGAAGAGCTGCGGCCGGTGCGCTGGTGGCGAGTCATTCCGGTAAAGTTTGTCGGCGGGATGGGCACTCTGGGCGCGGGTATGGTGCTGGGGCGAGAAGGGCCTACGGTGCAGATGGGCGCTAACCTTGGCAAGATGCTGGCTGATATTTTCCACATGCGCAGCGCCGAAGCTCGTCACAGTCTGCTGGCAACCGGTGCCGCGGCAGGACTTTCCGCCGCGTTTAATGCACCGCTGGCGGGGATTCTTTTTATCATCGAAGAGATGCGTTTGCAGTTTCGCTACAGCCTTATTTCAGTTAAAGCGGTGTTTATCGGCGTAATTATGTCGAGCATTGTTTACCGCTTATTCAACGGTGAAAGGGCGGTTATCAACGTTGGCGTGCTGGCAAATGTATCACTGAATACTTTTTGGCTCTATCTGGTGCTGGGCATGGTGTTTGGCATTGTAGGCGTCTGTTTCAATGCGCTGATATTTCGCACTCAGGATTTTTTCGCCCGTATTCACGGTGGAAATCTGCAAAAGATCCTGCTGATTGGAGGCCTGCTCGGCGGCGTTTGCGGGTTGTTGGGATTGATTAAACCCGAAGCTGCCGGTGGTGGTTTTGCGCTGATCCCGCTGGCGGCGATGGGGACTTATTCGCTCGGAGCGCTGCTGTTTATTTTTATCACCCGCGTGGTCACGACACTGTTGTGCTTCTCATCGGGTGCACCGGGCGGGATTTTTGCCCCGATGCTGGCGCTGGGCACGCTGCTAGGCACCGCTTTTGGCATGGCCGCGGCGGCGATGTTTCCACAATACGGTATTCAGCCGGGAACCTTCGCTATTGCCGGGATGGGAGCATTGTTTGCCGCTACAGTGCGAGCGCCGCTGACTGGCATCGTGCTGGTATTGGAGATGACCGAAAATTATCAGCTGATTTTACCGATGATCATCACCTGTCTCGGTGCGACGCTGCTGGCCCAGTTTCTTGGCGGCAAGCCCTTGTATTCTGCACTTTTAACCCGCACCTTACAGAAGCAGGAACGCGAACAGGCGAATTTGGCCGCGCGTCAGACTGCCGAGGCAGAGAGCACGGTTACGCAAAAATAA